CGTGCAGCTGGTCCGTGCTCAGCACCGAGCTGAGGAGTGCCGCGATCAACGAGCCCAGGAGCAGGCCTGCCGCGGTGCTGGCGGGGACGACGGCGGCGTAGAGGCCGCGGCGGTGGGCCGGTGCGTATTCCACCAGGAAGGCGGATGCCCCTGCGTACTCACCTGCGGCCGAGAAGCCCTGGACTACGCGGACCAGCAGCAGCAGCACCGGGGCCAGCAGCCCGATGGTTCCGTAGCCCGGGATGAGGGCGATGCAGAAGGTGGAGACGGACATGATGACGATGGACAGGGACAGGGCCTTGCGCCGGCCGAGCTTGTCACCGATGTGGCCCCAGAAGAATCCGCCCAGGGGACGGACGAAGAACGAGATGGCAAAGACGGCGAAGGTAGCCAGCAGCGCGGTCTGCCGGTCGGCTTCGGGGAAGAACACTGAGGAAATGACTGCGGCCAGGTAGCCGTACACCGCGTAATCGAACCATTCGACAAAGTTGCCGATGAAGCTCGCGGTGACCACCCGGCGTCGGACATCCTTGCTGGCCACAGCGTTGTCCGCGCCCTGGCCAGCCCGGGCCGAAGGGTTGGCGTCAGCGGCAACCACTCCTGCCCAGGGTGAGTTTTGTTCGGTACTCATGAAACCACCAATAAAAGTTGGAGTTGCATTGCTTGCAACGTGGTTGTTTCAAGATAGGCCGTGACGCGCACCACAGTCAATAGGTTGCTGAATGATTAATGGTCGAAATGGCGGGCGTCCTGACTGGAGTCGCGACGCCTCGGTGCCTAGCTAGCCCAAACGGAGTCCGTTGCACTAAAAGCAACCGCGTTGTAATAAGTGCGAAACATGGGGCCCAACGCAGCAATGGCCGCCAAGCGGGAGGGCTTGGCGGCCATTGCGGCGGGTGAAGTGAGGGGTAGCTACCGGGCAGGAACGGGTTCCCCTGCTATCACCGGATGGTCCCGGTGCAGGTTCCCCAGGGCTGACGCCCCCTGCGGTGACCCCAGCTCGGAGAAAAACTCCACGTTGGCCCATACGTAGTCGGCCCACTCATCCGGCACGTCGTCCGAGTAGTAGATGGCTTCCACCGGGCACACGGGATCACACGCACCGCAGTCCACGCATTCGGACGGGTGGATGTAGAGGGAGCGTTCGCCCTCGTAGATGCAGTCCACCGGGCATTCCTGGATGCAGGCCTTGTCCTTCACATCCACGCAGGGCTGGGCGATCACGTACGTCATGGAGGCTACACACCCGTGTAGACGGTTTTGCCCCAGGTAAAGAACTCCAGGGCGGACCTGCCCTGTTCGCGGAACGTGTTGGTGGAGGAGTCCTTGACGCCGCCGAAAGGGACGTTCAGGTCCAGCCCGGCGGTGGGCCGGTTGACCTTGATGACGCCCGCCTGGGCCCGGGCGGAGAAGTCGGTGGCCAGGGCCAGCGAGTCGGTGCAGATGCCGGCGGTCAGGCCGTAGCGGGAGTCGTTGATGGCGGCCAGGCCCGCCTCATAGTCTGGCACTTCCAGGACGGCCACCACAGGCCCGAAGATCTCCTCGGTCACGGCTTGATCGTCGAAGGCCAGGTCGGTGAGCACGGCGGCGGGGAAGAACAGCGCTTCGGAGGAGTCGCCGTCGTACTTTCCGTGCAGGAGTGTTGCGCCGCGGTCGACGGCGCCACGCACCGCTGCCTGGTCCTGCTCGAATTGCTGCTGGCTCACCACAGCACCCATCGCGGACTCCAGGCCGTCACCCGGCGCGTACTTGGCGGCTTCCGCCAACAGCGCCTCGAGGAATGCGGGCCGGATGTCGGGGGTGACGTACACACGGGACGTGGCGGTGCAGGCCTGGCCGGTAAGGCCGAAGGCACCGGCCGCCACCACTTGGGCTGCCTTGCAGGGATCGGCGTCGTCAAGCACCAGGACGCCGTTCTTGCCGCCCATCTCCAGTTGCACCCGGGCGCGCCGCCCGTTGAGGATTTCCTGCAGGCCGAGGCCCACCTTGGTGGATCCGGTGAAGGACATCCCGGCAACGCGGGGGTCGCGGGCCAGGGCGTCGCCCACCACGCGGCCCTTGCCGTGGACCACGTTGAACACGCCGGCCGGCAGCCCCGCGTCCTGCAGGGCGCGCGCCAGATGCGTGGCGGACAGTGGGGTGAGCTCGGCGGGCTTGATCACCACGGCGTTGCCGCTGATCAGCGCGGGCGCCGTCTTCCAGGCCGGGATGGCGATGGGGAAGTTCCAGGGGGTGATCAGGCCGACGACGCCCAGTGGTTCGCGGCGGGTGGTGATGGTGGTGTCCGGCAGGCCGCTGGGCAGTACTTCGCCGGTGGCGGCCCAGCCGAGTGAACCAAAGAAGCGCAGCACGTCGGAGGCACGCTTTACTTCGCCCTTGGCTTCGGCCAGGGTTTTGCCTTCCTCGCGGACCAGGTCTTCGGCGATGGCGGCCTGGCGTTCGATCAGCAGGTTTCCGGCGGCGAGGAGGATGGCGCCGCGGGAGGGCGCGGGCAGTGCCGCCCAACCTGGTTGCGCCGCTGCAGCGGCGGCGATGGCGGCGTCAACGTCTGCGGCGGTCCCGCTGGGTGACAGCGCCACCAGCTCATCCGGCCGGGCGGGGTTCATCCGCCGGGTTTCTGCCTCGCCCAGCCACTGGCCGTTGATGAGGTGCTGGGCCGTCAGGTGGGCGTGGGTAGTGGTGTGTGGGTCGAGTGCTGTGGAGGTCATGGCGTTCCTTTGGAAGATGGTGGGTGGGGCTAGAGGCTGCGGATGAGGCCGCCGTCGCACCGGAGTGCCACGCCGGTGATGTACGACGCCGGGGCGCTGCACAGGAAGGCGGCAGCGGCACCGAATTCGGCGGGT
This window of the Pseudarthrobacter defluvii genome carries:
- the fdxA gene encoding ferredoxin, which encodes MTYVIAQPCVDVKDKACIQECPVDCIYEGERSLYIHPSECVDCGACDPVCPVEAIYYSDDVPDEWADYVWANVEFFSELGSPQGASALGNLHRDHPVIAGEPVPAR
- a CDS encoding aldehyde dehydrogenase family protein, whose product is MTSTALDPHTTTHAHLTAQHLINGQWLGEAETRRMNPARPDELVALSPSGTAADVDAAIAAAAAAQPGWAALPAPSRGAILLAAGNLLIERQAAIAEDLVREEGKTLAEAKGEVKRASDVLRFFGSLGWAATGEVLPSGLPDTTITTRREPLGVVGLITPWNFPIAIPAWKTAPALISGNAVVIKPAELTPLSATHLARALQDAGLPAGVFNVVHGKGRVVGDALARDPRVAGMSFTGSTKVGLGLQEILNGRRARVQLEMGGKNGVLVLDDADPCKAAQVVAAGAFGLTGQACTATSRVYVTPDIRPAFLEALLAEAAKYAPGDGLESAMGAVVSQQQFEQDQAAVRGAVDRGATLLHGKYDGDSSEALFFPAAVLTDLAFDDQAVTEEIFGPVVAVLEVPDYEAGLAAINDSRYGLTAGICTDSLALATDFSARAQAGVIKVNRPTAGLDLNVPFGGVKDSSTNTFREQGRSALEFFTWGKTVYTGV